One genomic segment of Acinetobacter sp. C26M includes these proteins:
- a CDS encoding DUF3565 domain-containing protein: protein MQQAIVGFHLDEEGHYVADLACGHEQHVRHNPPWQNRPWVLTKQGRNEKLGMMLECKKCGEENTQYDRFNNLI from the coding sequence ATGCAGCAAGCGATTGTCGGTTTTCATCTCGATGAGGAAGGACATTACGTTGCCGATCTCGCCTGTGGTCATGAGCAACATGTGCGTCATAATCCGCCGTGGCAAAATCGCCCTTGGGTGTTAACCAAACAAGGGCGGAATGAAAAATTAGGGATGATGTTGGAGTGTAAGAAGTGTGGGGAAGAAAATACTCAATATGATCGTTTTAATAACCTTATTTGA
- a CDS encoding MarR family transcriptional regulator → MAEVSFLDNQVCFAMYSATNAMIRQYRPLLQEYDLTYPQFIVLLALYEQDNVMLSEIGQKTFFDSGTLTPIIKKLEEKQFLKRVAVKEDERMKKVILLEKALTAKDEITLIPFKLACSLGMDPNDLVAIHNLCHRFLKGLEQSKLESLEN, encoded by the coding sequence ATGGCTGAAGTTTCATTTTTGGATAACCAAGTGTGTTTTGCCATGTATTCCGCGACCAATGCGATGATTCGCCAATATCGCCCTTTGCTGCAGGAATATGATCTGACCTATCCGCAATTTATTGTGTTGTTGGCTTTGTATGAGCAGGACAATGTGATGTTGTCTGAGATTGGACAAAAGACTTTTTTTGATTCTGGAACGCTGACACCGATTATTAAAAAACTCGAAGAAAAGCAGTTTTTAAAGCGTGTTGCAGTCAAAGAAGATGAGCGGATGAAAAAAGTAATCTTGCTAGAAAAAGCACTGACTGCAAAAGATGAAATTACCCTGATTCCGTTTAAGCTTGCCTGTTCGCTGGGAATGGACCCGAATGATCTCGTGGCGATTCATAACTTATGTCATCGTTTTTTAAAGGGTTTGGAACAATCTAAACTCGAGAGTCTGGAAAATTAA
- a CDS encoding glutathione peroxidase produces MSKIYDFQAELLEGEQKNLADYQGKVLLVVNTASQCGLTPQFEGLEKLYQDYQQQGLVILGFPCNQFANQDPSSNEEIGSFCQRNYGVSFPMFAKVDVNGPTAHPLYQYLTSEAKGLLGSSIKWNFTKFLINQKGEVVKRYAPITKPEKIAKDIQKLLG; encoded by the coding sequence ATGAGCAAGATTTATGATTTTCAGGCTGAACTGTTAGAAGGCGAACAAAAGAACCTCGCTGATTACCAAGGAAAAGTGTTATTGGTGGTGAATACTGCCAGTCAGTGTGGTCTAACACCACAATTTGAAGGTTTGGAAAAGTTATATCAGGACTATCAGCAGCAAGGGTTGGTGATTCTTGGTTTTCCATGCAATCAATTTGCCAACCAAGATCCATCGAGCAATGAAGAAATCGGCAGCTTCTGTCAGCGTAATTATGGCGTATCGTTCCCGATGTTTGCCAAGGTTGATGTAAATGGGCCAACCGCACATCCTTTATATCAATATCTCACTTCTGAAGCCAAAGGCCTGTTAGGCAGCAGCATTAAATGGAACTTCACTAAATTCCTGATCAATCAAAAAGGGGAAGTGGTCAAACGTTATGCTCCAATCACCAAACCTGAAAAAATTGCCAAAGATATTCAAAAGCTTTTGGGATAA
- the gshB gene encoding glutathione synthase, which produces MRVLVVMDPIETVNLKKDSTMAMLWAASRRGHELGYALQHDLYIDQGKAFGLISPLKVFEDYNHYYELGEKRKESLADYDVILMRKDPPFDMNFVYTTYILEQAEREGAWIINKPQSLRDCNEKLFATQFPELQVPTLVTSQQSLIREFIKEHGDVIVKPLDGMGGMGIFRLYQDGVNIGSTLEMLTEMGTRPIMAQRYIPEIVEGDKRILLVNGEPIPYCLARIPQNGEVRGNLAAGGLGQARPLTENDKLIAAKVGPFLREKGLVFVGLDVIGNYVTEINVTSPTCIREIDAQFGTTIADDLFNVLEAGRKN; this is translated from the coding sequence ATGCGTGTACTGGTAGTGATGGACCCGATTGAAACTGTGAATCTTAAAAAAGATTCAACCATGGCGATGTTATGGGCGGCCAGCCGTCGCGGACATGAATTGGGTTATGCATTACAACACGATTTATATATCGACCAAGGTAAAGCCTTTGGCCTGATCTCGCCACTGAAAGTATTTGAAGATTATAACCATTATTATGAGTTGGGCGAAAAACGCAAAGAATCGTTGGCGGATTACGATGTAATTTTGATGCGTAAAGACCCACCATTTGATATGAATTTTGTCTATACCACTTATATTTTGGAACAGGCCGAGCGTGAAGGGGCGTGGATTATCAATAAACCACAATCGCTACGTGACTGTAATGAAAAACTGTTCGCGACTCAATTCCCAGAGCTACAAGTGCCAACTTTGGTGACGTCACAACAAAGCTTGATCCGTGAATTTATCAAAGAACATGGTGATGTGATTGTAAAGCCATTAGATGGTATGGGTGGCATGGGTATTTTCCGTTTATATCAAGATGGCGTGAACATTGGTTCGACTTTGGAAATGCTCACGGAAATGGGTACGCGTCCAATCATGGCACAACGTTATATTCCTGAAATTGTGGAAGGTGACAAACGCATCTTGCTGGTTAATGGTGAACCGATTCCATATTGCTTAGCGCGTATTCCACAAAATGGTGAAGTACGTGGTAACTTGGCAGCAGGTGGTCTAGGTCAAGCCCGTCCACTGACTGAAAATGATAAATTGATTGCGGCAAAAGTGGGTCCATTCCTGCGTGAAAAAGGTCTGGTCTTTGTCGGTTTGGATGTGATTGGTAATTATGTGACCGAAATTAACGTCACCAGTCCAACCTGCATCCGTGAGATTGATGCGCAATTTGGTACCACGATTGCCGATGATCTTTTCAATGTTTTGGAAGCGGGTCGTAAAAACTAA